CCATCCATTACCGCTGCTTCTTCCATTTCTTTTGGGATACCCATGATAAATTGTCTTAGAAGAAAAACACCAAATGCATTAAACAGTGCGTTTGGTACAAGGATCGATAAATGACTGTTTACCCAGTTAATACTGTCCATAATAATATACAAAGGAATTAACGTCACTTGCATCGGCACCATCATTGTTGCCAAAAAGGCGATAAAGAGAAATCGTGAGCCTGGGAACTTAATTTTTGCAAAGGCATAGGCTGCCATCGAGCAAGTGAGTAATTGACTAAATACAACAACAAATGAGATATAGAAGCTATTAAAATATGCGCGACCAAATGGCATCGCATTTAGTGAATCCGTAATATTACTCCACATAAATGGATCTGGAATCCACACTGGAGGTACGGCAAATATCTGTTCAAATGATTTTAAGCTGCTTAATGCCATCCAAATAAAAGGGCCAGCCATGATAAGTGAACCCAATATGAGCGCAAAGTGTAGGGCAATTTTTGATGGTCTTAACTGAGATCCAGTCGCTGGTTTTAGCTTTCCTGGCTGTTTTTGACGTAGTGGTGTCCTACTTTCCTCCATCTTCATAATGCACCCACCTTCTTGAAACTGAGAATTGGATTAGCGTAAAAATTAAG
The nucleotide sequence above comes from Alkalicoccobacillus plakortidis. Encoded proteins:
- a CDS encoding carbohydrate ABC transporter permease, whose product is MKMEESRTPLRQKQPGKLKPATGSQLRPSKIALHFALILGSLIMAGPFIWMALSSLKSFEQIFAVPPVWIPDPFMWSNITDSLNAMPFGRAYFNSFYISFVVVFSQLLTCSMAAYAFAKIKFPGSRFLFIAFLATMMVPMQVTLIPLYIIMDSINWVNSHLSILVPNALFNAFGVFLLRQFIMGIPKEMEEAAVMDGANPLYIYWKIILPLVRPALAAFGIFSFIGIWNNFIQPLVFLSDQNLYTVPLLLATFKGLYVTDWPLMMAGATISVIPVLVIYIFAQRQIIEGIALTGVKG